A stretch of Candidatus Omnitrophota bacterium DNA encodes these proteins:
- a CDS encoding trehalose-6-phosphate synthase, whose product MKRILLFILPILIIVALGLTVSGIMQVRFTQEKLSDDLKRKARAVDESLEVSARYILLNNDLKSANRLVESFQKRERLQGCVIYDKDGQILAITERFSDWRQKDKPYLKDILGAKNPRGAIEKFREYSVYSYILPILDDEGNILGLVEVIYDTSYLFTTLTELWRRISITLIVLILLIALTAFLIQRQIFILPVRRLTKWFSHFQRGETDKLRPFEEKGEFGRLISEVEQVALGLRVARKVVTEEAHVRFQKEELWTENKLRDLIRAKLGENALCVVSNREPYMHITDDATGALKCIRPASGVVTAIDPILRACGGTWIAHGSADADRKFVNSKNKLGVPPEDIRYILKRVWLTKEEEDGYYYGFSNEGLWPLCHVTHTRPIFREADWRMYKEVNQKFANSVLEELPAKNPFVFIQDYHFTLLPKMIKEKRPDATVALFWHIPWPNPEAFAICPYQKEILEGMLACDLIGFHVQFHCNNFLDTANRLIECRVDTEKFSIVRANKETLVSAFPISVNGYASGKASGIEAEQLDKIRKEFQLEGKFIAVGVDRIDYTKGIVERILAIDRFLEKYPEYKNRFVFIQLAAPSRTHIKRYHELMGEIEELVEKKNWKYSEKNWRPIIYLERYFSPEEIRPYYALADLCIVSSLHDGMNLVAKEYVASRSDLGGALMLSQFTGAARELTDAVLINPYAIEEFADSIRLAIEMPPEEKRKRMENMRRIVCENNVYKWAGNIITELTALKKG is encoded by the coding sequence ATGAAAAGAATCCTTTTATTTATTTTACCGATTTTGATTATTGTCGCCCTTGGCCTGACGGTCTCCGGCATCATGCAGGTGCGTTTTACGCAGGAAAAGTTGTCGGATGACTTAAAGAGAAAGGCCCGGGCAGTGGATGAGAGCCTGGAGGTTTCGGCAAGGTATATCCTACTTAACAATGACTTAAAATCAGCGAACCGTCTGGTGGAGAGTTTCCAGAAAAGAGAGAGGCTGCAGGGTTGCGTTATTTACGATAAAGACGGCCAGATCCTGGCTATCACGGAGCGGTTTTCCGATTGGAGGCAGAAAGATAAGCCTTACCTCAAAGATATTCTAGGCGCGAAGAATCCGCGCGGCGCCATAGAGAAATTCAGGGAGTATTCCGTATATAGTTATATTTTACCTATTCTGGATGATGAAGGCAACATATTGGGCTTAGTAGAAGTTATTTACGATACCTCTTATTTATTTACGACGTTGACGGAATTATGGAGAAGGATAAGCATAACATTGATTGTTTTGATATTGCTGATAGCCTTAACCGCATTTTTAATCCAGAGGCAAATTTTTATTCTTCCTGTGCGCAGGCTTACCAAATGGTTTAGCCATTTTCAGAGGGGAGAAACGGATAAACTGCGGCCCTTTGAAGAGAAAGGGGAATTCGGGAGGCTGATTAGCGAAGTCGAGCAGGTAGCCCTGGGTTTAAGGGTAGCACGAAAGGTAGTCACTGAAGAGGCCCATGTCCGTTTCCAAAAAGAAGAGCTGTGGACGGAAAACAAGCTCAGGGACCTTATCCGCGCGAAGTTAGGGGAGAATGCTTTATGTGTTGTCTCAAATAGAGAGCCTTATATGCATATCACCGACGACGCCACGGGGGCCTTAAAGTGTATTCGTCCTGCAAGCGGCGTGGTTACCGCGATAGATCCGATATTGCGCGCCTGCGGCGGTACCTGGATTGCCCACGGAAGCGCGGACGCCGATAGAAAATTCGTAAACTCAAAAAATAAACTCGGCGTGCCTCCGGAAGATATCCGTTACATCTTAAAAAGGGTTTGGCTTACCAAAGAGGAAGAGGACGGTTATTACTACGGTTTTTCTAACGAGGGGCTCTGGCCGCTCTGCCACGTCACCCATACCCGGCCGATATTTCGCGAGGCCGACTGGCGTATGTACAAAGAAGTAAATCAAAAATTCGCTAACAGTGTGCTGGAAGAGCTTCCGGCAAAGAATCCCTTTGTTTTCATACAGGATTACCACTTTACGCTCCTGCCGAAGATGATCAAGGAGAAGAGGCCCGATGCGACCGTTGCGTTATTCTGGCATATCCCCTGGCCGAATCCGGAGGCCTTTGCCATATGCCCCTATCAGAAAGAAATATTAGAGGGTATGCTGGCCTGTGATTTAATCGGATTCCACGTTCAATTCCATTGCAATAATTTCCTTGATACTGCCAATAGGCTGATTGAGTGCCGCGTTGACACGGAAAAGTTCAGTATAGTCAGGGCTAATAAGGAAACACTCGTTAGCGCCTTCCCGATTAGCGTTAACGGATACGCAAGCGGCAAGGCATCCGGGATTGAAGCCGAACAGTTGGATAAAATACGCAAGGAATTCCAGCTGGAAGGTAAATTTATTGCCGTGGGCGTAGACAGGATTGACTATACCAAAGGTATCGTCGAACGCATACTGGCTATTGACAGGTTTTTGGAAAAATACCCTGAATATAAGAACAGGTTTGTCTTTATCCAGTTAGCCGCTCCCAGCCGTACCCATATCAAGCGTTATCACGAACTGATGGGTGAAATAGAAGAGCTGGTGGAGAAGAAAAACTGGAAATACTCCGAAAAGAACTGGAGGCCCATAATTTATTTAGAGAGATATTTTTCTCCCGAAGAGATAAGGCCGTATTATGCGCTGGCCGACCTCTGTATCGTCAGTTCTCTGCACGACGGAATGAATTTAGTGGCTAAGGAATACGTTGCTTCGAGAAGCGATTTAGGCGGGGCGTTGATGCTCAGCCAATTTACCGGAGCAGCCAGGGAATTAACCGATGCGGTTTTGATTAATCCTTACGCCATCGAAGAGTTTGCCGATAGCATAAGGTTAGCAATCGAAATGCCCCCCGAAGAAAAAAGAAAGCGTATGGAGAATATGCGCAGGATAGTTTGCGAAAACAACGTCTATAAATGGGCGGGGAACATCATTACGGAATTGACTGCCCTGAAAAAGGGGTAA
- the carB gene encoding carbamoyl-phosphate synthase large subunit — MPKRTDIKKILIIGSGPIVISQACEFDYSGTQACKVLKQEGYRVVLVNSNPATIMTDPDIANQTYVEPLTVEILAKIIAKERPDALLPTLGGQTALNLTVDLAEKGILRKYRVETIGANIKAIKKGEDRQLFKEAMQRIGLDLPRSGKAYSLKEAFIVAQKIGFPAIIRPSFTLGGTGGSIAYNIEEFKELAKHGLESSMIGEILIEESVLGWKEFELEVMRDIKDNVVIICSIENFDPMGIHTGDSITVAPIQTLTDKEYQRMRDAAIACIREIGVETGGSNIQFAVDPKNGRMVIIEMNPRVSRSSALASKATGFPIAKIAAKLAVGYTLDEIPNDITKKTPACFEPAIDYCVVKIPRFTFEKFASADSALSVSMKSVGEVMAIGRTFKEALQKALRSLEIGLFGLDDLKYSPDDEELEKNLRVPNALRVLYLKESIKRGKSIDGIHGLTRIDPWFLENIRQIVELEEEIRVKLKLNHEQGSVDLLKKAKEYGFSDAQLARFLNQDEGAIRQWRKDAGIKPDYKLVDTCAAEFEAFTPYYYSTYET, encoded by the coding sequence ATGCCTAAACGTACCGATATAAAAAAAATCCTAATCATCGGCTCAGGTCCTATTGTGATCAGCCAGGCCTGTGAGTTTGACTATTCCGGGACCCAGGCCTGTAAGGTTTTAAAGCAGGAGGGATACAGAGTAGTTTTGGTGAATTCAAACCCCGCCACGATTATGACTGACCCGGATATAGCAAACCAAACCTATGTTGAACCATTGACCGTAGAAATTTTAGCCAAGATTATCGCTAAAGAAAGGCCTGATGCCCTCCTTCCTACGTTAGGAGGCCAGACCGCTTTAAACCTGACCGTAGATTTAGCAGAAAAAGGGATATTAAGGAAATATAGGGTAGAAACTATCGGTGCCAATATAAAAGCGATCAAAAAGGGCGAAGACAGGCAGTTATTTAAAGAGGCGATGCAGAGAATCGGCCTGGATTTACCCAGAAGCGGTAAGGCCTATAGTTTAAAAGAGGCCTTTATTGTAGCGCAAAAAATAGGATTTCCGGCGATTATCCGGCCGAGTTTTACTTTAGGCGGGACAGGCGGGAGTATCGCCTATAACATTGAAGAATTCAAGGAGTTGGCAAAGCACGGCCTTGAATCCAGCATGATCGGCGAGATCCTTATCGAGGAATCGGTGCTCGGCTGGAAGGAATTTGAATTAGAAGTGATGCGGGATATAAAAGATAATGTGGTCATCATCTGCTCCATTGAAAATTTCGACCCCATGGGAATCCATACCGGAGACAGCATTACCGTTGCACCCATCCAGACCTTGACCGATAAGGAATACCAGAGGATGCGGGATGCGGCGATCGCCTGCATCAGAGAAATCGGCGTAGAAACCGGCGGCTCTAATATCCAGTTTGCCGTTGACCCAAAGAACGGCAGAATGGTGATTATCGAGATGAACCCCCGTGTCTCAAGGAGTTCCGCGTTAGCCTCTAAGGCAACGGGTTTCCCCATTGCCAAGATTGCCGCGAAGTTAGCCGTGGGTTATACCTTAGATGAAATCCCCAATGATATTACTAAGAAAACCCCTGCCTGTTTTGAACCAGCTATTGATTATTGCGTAGTGAAAATTCCCCGCTTTACCTTTGAGAAATTCGCATCGGCGGATTCCGCATTAAGCGTATCCATGAAATCCGTAGGCGAGGTGATGGCCATAGGCAGGACTTTTAAAGAAGCCCTGCAGAAGGCGCTACGGTCATTGGAGATAGGCCTTTTTGGTTTAGATGATTTAAAATATTCCCCGGACGACGAAGAATTAGAAAAAAACCTAAGGGTCCCTAACGCCCTAAGGGTGCTTTATCTAAAAGAATCCATAAAAAGGGGCAAGAGCATTGATGGGATCCATGGCCTAACCCGGATTGACCCCTGGTTTCTGGAAAATATCCGGCAGATTGTGGAATTGGAAGAAGAGATAAGGGTAAAGTTAAAATTAAACCATGAGCAGGGCTCGGTTGATCTGCTCAAAAAAGCAAAGGAATACGGGTTTTCAGATGCGCAGCTTGCCCGTTTCTTAAATCAGGACGAAGGCGCCATAAGGCAGTGGCGTAAAGACGCAGGGATAAAACCGGATTACAAGCTGGTAGATACTTGTGCCGCGGAGTTTGAGGCGTTCACCCCTTATTATTATTCTACGTATGAAACATAG
- a CDS encoding CTP synthase → MAKYIFVSGGVISSLGKGITCASIGKILESRGLKVALMKFDPYINVDPGTMNPYQHGEVYVTEDGAETDLDLGHYERFTHANTTKFNNLTTGQVYNAVISKERRGDYLGKTIQVIPHITNEIKERVKKVAQVCGADIVIVEIGGTVGDIESLPFLEAARQFSLDMGKENVLYIHLTLVPYIKCAEEIKTKPTQHSVGTLREIGIQPDILICRTEKALSDELKEKISLFCNVPKEAVVEAKDVESIYEIPLVFKNQILDEIILSHFKLICRSSDLEEWEKGVIKRVLEPESKVAIALVGKYITLQDAYKSIYEALIHAGIYNNVKVEIKKVDSEDIQKKGPDEFLKDACGIIVPGGFGYRGIEGKIEAIKFARVNKIPLLGLCLGMQCAVIEFARNVCGLKDANSTEFNPKTKYPVISLLAEQKKIKDLGGTMRLGAYPCRIKKHSLAFKLYLKALIQERHRHRYEFNNKYKKLFLKKGMVFSGIYPQKNLVEIIELKNHPYFIAVQFHPEFKSKPNNAHPLFRGFIKAALSFKL, encoded by the coding sequence ATGGCAAAGTATATATTTGTAAGCGGCGGAGTGATATCAAGCCTGGGTAAGGGGATTACCTGCGCTTCTATCGGTAAGATACTGGAATCGCGGGGCTTAAAAGTTGCCCTGATGAAATTCGACCCCTACATAAATGTTGATCCCGGGACGATGAATCCTTACCAGCACGGCGAGGTCTATGTTACCGAAGACGGCGCCGAAACAGACCTGGATTTAGGGCATTATGAAAGATTTACCCATGCCAACACTACTAAATTCAATAATCTTACTACCGGCCAGGTCTATAACGCGGTAATTTCTAAGGAGAGGCGCGGTGATTATCTGGGTAAGACCATCCAGGTTATTCCGCATATTACTAATGAGATAAAGGAGAGGGTTAAAAAGGTAGCACAGGTCTGTGGCGCGGATATCGTCATCGTAGAAATCGGTGGTACCGTAGGCGATATTGAGAGTCTGCCCTTTTTGGAAGCAGCCAGGCAATTCAGCCTGGATATGGGAAAAGAAAATGTACTCTATATCCATCTTACCCTTGTTCCTTATATCAAATGTGCAGAGGAGATAAAGACAAAACCGACTCAGCATAGCGTCGGGACATTACGCGAAATCGGAATCCAGCCGGATATATTAATCTGTCGCACCGAAAAGGCTCTCTCCGATGAACTGAAGGAAAAAATATCCTTATTTTGTAATGTGCCTAAAGAAGCGGTTGTCGAAGCCAAGGATGTAGAGTCAATATATGAAATACCGTTAGTTTTTAAAAATCAGATCCTGGATGAAATAATCCTGAGTCACTTTAAGTTAATCTGCAGGTCTTCGGATTTAGAGGAGTGGGAGAAGGGCGTCATAAAGAGAGTGCTTGAGCCTGAAAGCAAAGTGGCTATAGCGCTGGTGGGTAAATACATCACTTTACAGGATGCCTATAAGTCCATATATGAGGCGTTAATCCACGCTGGGATATATAATAATGTAAAGGTGGAGATTAAGAAGGTAGATTCCGAGGATATTCAAAAGAAAGGCCCGGATGAATTTCTAAAAGATGCCTGCGGCATCATTGTGCCGGGCGGTTTTGGTTATCGGGGGATTGAAGGTAAGATTGAGGCCATTAAATTTGCCAGGGTGAATAAGATCCCTCTTTTGGGTTTGTGCCTGGGCATGCAGTGCGCAGTCATCGAATTTGCCCGCAATGTCTGCGGCCTAAAAGACGCCAATTCTACTGAGTTTAACCCCAAAACAAAATATCCGGTAATCAGTTTGTTGGCAGAGCAGAAAAAGATTAAAGATTTAGGAGGTACTATGCGTTTAGGCGCATACCCCTGCAGGATTAAAAAACATTCTTTAGCTTTTAAGCTATACTTAAAGGCCCTAATCCAGGAACGGCACCGCCATAGATATGAATTTAACAATAAATACAAAAAGCTATTCCTTAAGAAAGGCATGGTTTTTTCTGGCATCTACCCCCAGAAAAATCTGGTTGAGATTATTGAATTGAAGAACCATCCTTATTTCATTGCTGTGCAGTTTCACCCCGAATTCAAGTCCAAGCCGAATAACGCCCACCCGTTGTTCAGGGGATTCATTAAAGCAGCGTTAAGCTTTAAGCTGTAA
- a CDS encoding DUF5752 family protein: MMKAKEPFRFHTRLHLSELTGLRAATLGQLLEFIKEVPGACIYHHTHRFLQQHQYLSPEPPNDFAYWVSDILGEDELGEKLASIDTVLYPTIRSLRDKITQTIEGYLQDNPLAKLKFARSGEELHFIKSISFVLPTKYIAYDLAGFMEILKKITIDSIYFHIFEARLRLERQTNDFSNWIETSIGDKRLADKISQLDPYTRTLEDLRATIIQIIEKRAKG, encoded by the coding sequence ATGATGAAGGCAAAAGAACCCTTTAGGTTTCATACCAGGCTGCATCTATCGGAATTGACCGGGTTAAGGGCGGCTACCTTAGGGCAGCTTTTGGAATTTATCAAAGAAGTGCCGGGCGCCTGTATCTACCATCATACCCATAGGTTCCTGCAGCAGCACCAGTATCTTTCCCCTGAACCGCCGAATGATTTTGCCTACTGGGTCAGCGATATCTTAGGCGAAGATGAGCTCGGAGAAAAATTAGCCAGCATCGATACTGTGCTCTACCCAACGATACGCAGCCTCAGGGACAAGATCACGCAGACCATTGAAGGGTATTTACAGGATAACCCTTTGGCTAAGCTGAAATTTGCCCGCTCGGGGGAGGAATTGCATTTTATAAAATCAATCAGTTTTGTTTTGCCGACCAAGTATATTGCCTATGATTTAGCGGGCTTCATGGAAATCTTAAAGAAAATCACTATAGATTCTATATATTTTCATATTTTTGAGGCGCGCCTAAGGCTTGAGAGGCAGACCAATGATTTTTCGAACTGGATAGAGACGTCCATCGGCGATAAGAGGCTGGCGGATAAAATTTCGCAGCTTGACCCTTATACCCGTACCTTAGAGGATTTGAGGGCGACGATTATCCAGATAATCGAGAAGAGGGCTAAGGGTTGA
- the carA gene encoding glutamine-hydrolyzing carbamoyl-phosphate synthase small subunit, with protein sequence MEAILALEDGTIFKGESFGASGEKYGEVVFNTSMTGYQEIITDPSYNGQIVAMAYPLIGNYGINKEDAESHSPFLEGFVVREYSKIASNWRSHKTLGDYLKENNILGVEGIDTRKLTLHIRHRGAMKAALSTEDLDEKSLVKKAKDSPGLLGIDLVREVATDRKYIWDKLIGARYKVVVIDCGVKYNILRKLLENKCQVTVVPAKTPAEEILKLDPDGVLLSNGPGDPAAVKYVVKTTRELLGKIPIFGICLGHQMLGLALGGETYKLKFGHHGANHPVKDLKTGRVSITVQNHGFCVDMDSLNKKEIEITHINLNDQTLEGMRHKKLPAFSVQFHPEASAGPHDAQYLFGEFVKMMDK encoded by the coding sequence ATGGAAGCGATACTCGCTTTAGAAGACGGAACGATATTTAAAGGGGAATCCTTTGGCGCTAGTGGCGAAAAATATGGCGAGGTAGTTTTTAATACCAGTATGACCGGTTACCAAGAAATCATTACCGACCCTTCCTATAATGGCCAGATTGTAGCTATGGCTTACCCCTTAATCGGTAACTACGGCATAAATAAAGAAGACGCGGAGTCACATTCGCCATTTCTTGAAGGTTTTGTGGTCAGAGAATATAGCAAGATAGCCAGTAATTGGCGTTCCCATAAAACATTGGGGGATTATTTAAAAGAGAATAATATTTTGGGTGTTGAGGGCATAGATACGAGAAAACTGACTTTACACATACGCCACAGAGGCGCGATGAAGGCGGCCTTATCTACGGAGGATTTAGATGAGAAAAGTTTAGTCAAGAAAGCAAAAGATTCACCCGGATTGCTCGGCATTGATCTGGTCAGGGAAGTTGCTACTGACCGTAAATATATCTGGGATAAATTAATAGGAGCTAGATATAAGGTAGTAGTTATTGACTGCGGCGTAAAATATAATATTTTAAGAAAGTTATTAGAAAATAAATGCCAGGTGACCGTGGTGCCGGCTAAAACCCCTGCTGAGGAAATCTTGAAGCTGGATCCGGATGGTGTTTTGCTTTCTAACGGCCCGGGGGATCCTGCGGCAGTTAAATATGTGGTAAAGACGACCAGAGAATTGCTCGGTAAAATACCTATTTTTGGTATTTGTTTAGGCCATCAGATGTTAGGCCTGGCTTTGGGTGGTGAAACCTACAAACTTAAGTTTGGCCACCACGGGGCGAACCACCCGGTAAAAGACTTAAAAACAGGGAGAGTTTCTATTACAGTTCAGAATCACGGCTTCTGCGTAGATATGGATTCATTAAATAAGAAAGAAATAGAGATTACCCATATCAATTTAAATGACCAGACCTTGGAGGGGATGCGGCATAAAAAATTACCTGCATTTTCCGTGCAGTTTCATCCCGAAGCTTCAGCCGGCCCGCATGATGCCCAGTATTTGTTTGGGGAATTCGTAAAAATGATGGATAAGTAA
- a CDS encoding glutamate synthase subunit beta: MGDIKGFLKVKRQTQGYRSVCERLLDYREVCLLPEDENSEMQASRCMDCGTPFCHWGCPVGSYIPEWNDLVFRGEWQRAAELLCATNNFPEITARVCPAICEYACVLGINDEPVAIRENELAIIEYAFKNGYIQPKLSNRRTHKKIAIVGSGPAGLACADQLNKAGHEVVVFERDDKIGGILRYGIPDFKLEKWILDRRLKIMEKEGIKFKTGVQAGKDIRISELKKKFDAVCLAGGCRVPRDFPPKADQPTAETTEGRDLKGIYFAMDYLTQANRRVAGEVISSEALIDAADKSVVVIGGGDTGSDCVGTAHRQGARCVVQIELLPQPAAYRTRDYPWPKYPVIFKTSPSHEEGGERRWSVLTKRFTGSQGQVKGLSCVRVEFETKSNGCTVMKETPESAFEINADMVILALGFVHPEKSALLENIALDQRGNVKTGDNCMTEVKGVFSAGDMRRGQSLVVWAISEGRRAAHYIDEYLMGKSNLPVS; this comes from the coding sequence ATGGGTGATATCAAAGGTTTCCTGAAGGTTAAAAGACAGACGCAAGGATACAGGTCAGTGTGCGAGCGGCTTTTAGATTACCGCGAAGTTTGCCTTCTGCCGGAAGATGAAAATTCCGAGATGCAAGCCTCCCGTTGTATGGACTGCGGCACGCCTTTTTGCCATTGGGGTTGCCCAGTAGGTAGTTATATCCCGGAGTGGAATGATCTGGTTTTTCGCGGAGAATGGCAGAGAGCAGCAGAACTCCTTTGCGCAACCAATAATTTTCCGGAGATAACCGCAAGGGTCTGCCCGGCAATCTGCGAATATGCCTGTGTTTTAGGTATCAACGACGAACCAGTGGCCATACGCGAAAATGAGCTTGCCATTATCGAATACGCTTTTAAAAACGGATATATTCAGCCTAAGCTATCCAATAGGCGTACCCATAAAAAGATTGCTATTGTCGGCTCCGGGCCTGCGGGCTTGGCTTGCGCAGACCAGCTCAATAAGGCAGGGCATGAGGTAGTAGTTTTTGAAAGAGACGATAAAATCGGAGGCATCTTACGTTACGGCATCCCTGATTTTAAACTGGAGAAATGGATTTTAGACAGGCGCCTTAAAATTATGGAAAAAGAAGGCATAAAATTTAAGACAGGGGTCCAAGCCGGAAAGGATATCAGAATTTCGGAATTGAAAAAGAAATTTGATGCTGTTTGTTTAGCAGGGGGTTGCCGAGTCCCGCGTGATTTTCCGCCTAAGGCGGATCAGCCTACGGCTGAAACAACAGAAGGAAGGGATTTAAAAGGGATTTATTTCGCTATGGATTATCTAACGCAGGCGAATAGAAGAGTAGCAGGAGAAGTTATCTCCTCTGAGGCACTGATTGATGCGGCAGATAAGAGTGTAGTAGTAATCGGAGGAGGAGATACAGGTTCTGATTGCGTAGGTACAGCGCATCGCCAGGGCGCGCGTTGCGTTGTCCAGATAGAGCTCCTTCCCCAGCCAGCCGCATACCGCACCCGGGATTATCCCTGGCCTAAATACCCGGTGATTTTCAAGACTTCCCCCAGCCACGAAGAAGGGGGAGAGCGGAGATGGTCGGTCCTCACTAAAAGATTTACCGGCAGCCAGGGGCAAGTCAAGGGGCTTTCCTGTGTTAGAGTAGAATTTGAAACAAAGAGTAACGGTTGCACGGTAATGAAGGAAACCCCTGAGAGCGCGTTTGAAATTAATGCGGATATGGTTATTTTGGCTTTAGGTTTTGTGCATCCGGAGAAAAGTGCGCTCCTTGAAAATATCGCGTTAGATCAAAGGGGTAATGTCAAGACGGGGGATAATTGTATGACGGAAGTTAAGGGGGTTTTTTCTGCCGGAGATATGCGCCGGGGGCAGTCTCTGGTAGTCTGGGCTATATCGGAAGGAAGGAGAGCTGCCCATTATATAGATGAATATTTGATGGGTAAAAGTAATCTACCGGTGTCTTAG
- the otsB gene encoding trehalose-phosphatase, with protein sequence MDYLFDKWARVASRLQEGSIFIFLDFDGTLAPIALTPEKASLPAKVKETLKKISNKTDFTLAFISGRSLKDIKEKIGLKNVIYSGNHGLEIEGPKIKFAAPLSLRYKAILGKIKNDLENKLTFIKGVFIEDKGLSLAIHYRLADKKQVPLVKTIFHETVIIHLVRNKIKIKAGKKVLEIRPPLEWDKGRVVLWLLARQKFASSNSRVIPVYMGDDITDEDAFKALSHRGITIFVGSLKQSCAQYYLKDTDEVAEFLRRILAIKEERS encoded by the coding sequence ATGGATTACCTATTTGATAAATGGGCGAGGGTTGCATCTCGGCTGCAGGAAGGGTCTATATTTATTTTTCTTGATTTTGACGGTACCTTAGCACCTATAGCCCTGACGCCTGAAAAAGCTAGTCTTCCTGCCAAAGTCAAAGAAACCTTAAAGAAAATCTCAAACAAAACTGATTTTACCCTAGCTTTTATTAGCGGCAGGTCATTGAAAGATATCAAGGAAAAAATCGGGTTAAAAAATGTTATTTATTCCGGGAATCACGGGCTAGAAATAGAAGGGCCTAAGATTAAATTTGCGGCTCCGCTTTCCCTGCGCTATAAAGCGATTCTCGGAAAGATAAAGAATGATTTAGAAAATAAGCTCACCTTCATTAAAGGCGTTTTTATAGAAGATAAGGGCCTTTCGCTAGCCATTCATTATCGTTTAGCGGATAAAAAACAGGTCCCTCTGGTGAAGACAATTTTTCATGAGACGGTAATAATACATCTTGTAAGAAATAAGATAAAGATTAAAGCCGGAAAGAAGGTGCTGGAGATAAGGCCGCCTTTAGAATGGGATAAGGGAAGAGTCGTCTTATGGCTTCTGGCAAGGCAAAAATTCGCCAGTAGCAATTCCAGAGTCATTCCGGTTTATATGGGAGATGACATTACCGACGAGGATGCCTTTAAAGCACTTAGTCATAGAGGGATTACTATATTTGTAGGCAGCCTTAAACAATCATGCGCGCAATACTACCTTAAGGATACGGATGAGGTAGCGGAATTCTTAAGAAGGATATTGGCAATTAAAGAGGAGCGGAGTTAA
- the purF gene encoding amidophosphoribosyltransferase, producing the protein MCGIFGIYPHKDAAHLACLGLYALQHRGEESSGIITRNGKRVYLHKGLGLVSDSFGEKIIRTLRGEMAIGHVRYSTTGSSNIKNAQPFYVKSKIGDIAIAHNGNLTNTLELHKELENNGALFQTSMDSEIIAHLLAHSQKKDIKEAIIWSLSKLAGAYSLVLMLNDILIGARDTFGWRPLCLGKLDGAYVLASETCALDLIGAEYIRDIQPGEIVFIYKDNIESVMPFKKTPRAFCIFEYIYFARPDSNIFEHNVYVTRKRLGAQLAAEFPVEADLVMPIPDSGTYAALGFSEASKIPFEYGMIRNHYIGRTFIQPTQDLRDFRVKIKLNPLREVLNGKKVVIIEDSIVRGTTSRIRVRALRQAGAKEVHMRVSCPPLKFPCFYGIDFPTKKELVASRHDIAWVRDFIGADSLEYLSLEGMLSSMPLPKENFCTACFTGRYPINHTCHFSKNILER; encoded by the coding sequence ATGTGCGGAATATTCGGGATATATCCACATAAAGATGCGGCGCATCTGGCTTGCTTAGGCCTTTACGCGCTTCAGCATAGAGGAGAGGAATCCAGCGGCATAATCACGCGTAACGGCAAGAGGGTCTATCTGCATAAGGGTTTAGGTTTGGTGAGCGATTCTTTTGGCGAGAAAATTATTCGCACCCTGCGCGGCGAAATGGCGATAGGGCATGTGCGTTATTCTACGACCGGAAGCAGCAACATCAAGAATGCCCAGCCATTTTATGTAAAATCAAAAATCGGCGATATCGCCATTGCCCATAACGGTAACCTTACCAATACGCTTGAGCTGCATAAGGAACTTGAAAACAACGGCGCCCTCTTCCAGACGAGCATGGACTCAGAGATTATCGCCCATCTATTGGCGCATAGCCAGAAAAAGGATATAAAAGAAGCGATTATCTGGTCGCTCTCTAAATTAGCAGGGGCTTATTCTTTAGTGCTCATGCTTAACGATATCCTCATCGGGGCGCGGGATACCTTTGGCTGGCGGCCGTTGTGTCTGGGTAAATTAGACGGGGCATATGTATTAGCCAGCGAAACCTGTGCTTTGGATTTAATCGGCGCTGAATATATCAGGGACATACAGCCCGGAGAGATCGTATTTATCTATAAAGATAATATAGAATCTGTAATGCCTTTTAAAAAGACCCCTCGCGCCTTTTGTATTTTCGAATATATTTATTTTGCTAGGCCCGACAGTAATATTTTCGAACACAACGTCTATGTAACGCGTAAAAGGCTGGGGGCGCAATTAGCAGCCGAATTTCCTGTTGAGGCAGATTTAGTTATGCCTATTCCCGATTCAGGCACATACGCGGCTTTGGGATTTTCTGAAGCCTCCAAGATCCCTTTTGAATACGGCATGATCCGTAACCATTATATCGGCAGGACGTTTATTCAGCCCACTCAGGACCTGCGGGATTTCAGGGTAAAGATAAAACTTAACCCTTTAAGAGAAGTATTAAACGGAAAAAAAGTAGTGATAATCGAAGATTCTATCGTGCGCGGCACGACCAGCAGGATACGCGTGAGGGCCTTGCGCCAGGCCGGGGCAAAAGAGGTGCATATGCGGGTCAGTTGCCCGCCGCTTAAGTTCCCCTGTTTTTACGGCATAGATTTTCCTACCAAGAAAGAGCTTGTTGCTTCAAGGCATGATATTGCCTGGGTGCGCGATTTTATCGGCGCAGACAGCCTGGAATATTTAAGCCTTGAGGGGATGCTTAGCTCTATGCCTCTTCCCAAAGAAAATTTCTGCACTGCCTGTTTTACGGGGAGATATCCCATTAATCATACCTGCCATTTCTCTAAAAACATCCTGGAGAGATAA